The nucleotide window CACGATCGACGGACTCCTGCCGGCGGTGCGGGCCTACCATGAGAAGGGCTATCGCCTCGTCCAGATCAGCTGCACAAAGGTGGACGAGAGCTTCGAACTCAGTTACTGCTTCGACATCGACTACCACATGGTGGTCCTCCGCCTCCTCGTGCCGGCGGGAACAAAGGTGCCGAGCATCTCAGGGATCTACTGGGGTGCGTTCATCTACGAGAACGAGACCCACGACTTCTTCGGCGTGGCGTTCACCGACATCAACATCGACTTCAAGGGGACGCTCCTGCGGACGGCAAAGCAGTACCCATTCAGCAATATCAGTTTCAGGGAGGTGGAAAAATGTCAAAAGAAATAGTCATACCCTTCGGCCCCCAGCACCCGGTGCTGCCTGAACCGATCCACCTCGACCTTGTCATCGAGGATGAGAAGGTGAAGCAGGCGATCCCGTCCATCGGCTATGTCCACCGCGGCCTTGAAACCCTGGTGGAGAAGAGGGAGTACCCGGAGTATGTCTATCTGGCCGAGCGGATCTGCGGGATCTGCAGTTTCATCCACGGGGCGACCTACTGCCAGGCCGTCGAGGCAGTCATGAACGTCGAGGTGCCTGAGAGGGCCCTCTTCCTCAGGACGATCTGGTCGGAGTACTCCAGGATGCACTCCCACCTCCTCTGGCTCGGTCTTGCTGCCGATGCAATGGGCTTTGAGAACCTCTTCATGGACGCGTGGCGCCTGCGGGAGTCAATCCTCGACGAACTCGAGGCGACGACCGGCGGCCGCGTGATCCAGGGGAGCTGCAAGGTCGGCGGCGTCCGCCGCGACATCGACGCGGAGAAGCTCGACGAGATGGTCGGGAACCTCGACGGGATGCGGGGAGAACTCTCCGACCTGATGGACGTCTTCCTCAATGACAGTTCCGTGAAGGGAAGGATGAAGAATGTCGGCATCCTCCCGGCGAAGGAGGCCTACGACTCTGGTGCGGTCGGTCCGACCCTCAGGGGGAGCGGCGTCGCCTCGGATGCGAGGATGCTCGGCTATGCCGCCTACGGGAAGATCCACTTCAAGCCTGTCGTCGAGGACGGCTGCGACTGCTATGCCA belongs to Methanofollis sp. and includes:
- a CDS encoding NADH-quinone oxidoreductase subunit C produces the protein MPEDQPMTECTIDGLLPAVRAYHEKGYRLVQISCTKVDESFELSYCFDIDYHMVVLRLLVPAGTKVPSISGIYWGAFIYENETHDFFGVAFTDINIDFKGTLLRTAKQYPFSNISFREVEKCQKK
- a CDS encoding nickel-dependent hydrogenase large subunit; the encoded protein is MSKEIVIPFGPQHPVLPEPIHLDLVIEDEKVKQAIPSIGYVHRGLETLVEKREYPEYVYLAERICGICSFIHGATYCQAVEAVMNVEVPERALFLRTIWSEYSRMHSHLLWLGLAADAMGFENLFMDAWRLRESILDELEATTGGRVIQGSCKVGGVRRDIDAEKLDEMVGNLDGMRGELSDLMDVFLNDSSVKGRMKNVGILPAKEAYDSGAVGPTLRGSGVASDARMLGYAAYGKIHFKPVVEDGCDCYARCAVRAQELFSSIDIIKEAVQKIPDGPIEVKVTGKPEGEYFARAEQPRGEVVHYVKGNGTRHLARHRVRTPTLTNIPPLVKMLEGCELADVPVIVLSIDPCIGCAER